The Erythrobacter sp. JK5 genome includes a region encoding these proteins:
- a CDS encoding enoyl-CoA hydratase, whose protein sequence is MFATETRANLFAAVFAVIVSAVLYAAHHPASPDLVA, encoded by the coding sequence ATGTTCGCCACTGAAACCCGCGCCAACCTGTTCGCCGCCGTCTTCGCCGTGATCGTTTCGGCGGTCCTCTATGCAGCCCATCATCCGGCGAGCCCGGATCTGGTTGCGTAA